From the genome of Pseudomonas sp. FP453:
ATGCCCACCCGCTCGAAGATCATCTACACCTTCACCGACGAAGCCCCGGCCCTCGCCACCTATTCACTGCTGCCTATCGTAGAGGCCTTCACCGCTTCCGCTGATATTGCCGTGGAAACCCGCGACATCTCCCTCGCCGCGCGCATCCTCGCAAGCTTCCCCGAGCAACTGGGCGCCAAGGCTATCCCGGACCACCTCGCCGAACTGGGCGACCTGGCCGTTACGCCTGAAGCCAACATCATCAAGCTGCCTAACATCAGCGCCTCGACCCCGCAGCTGCAAGCCGCGATCAAGGAACTGCAGGCCCAGGGCTACGCCCTGCCGGACTACCCGGAAACCGTAACCACCGACGCGGAAAAAGAAACCCGTGCACGTTACGACAAGGTCAAGGGCAGCGCCGTGAACCCGGTACTGCGCGAAGGCAACTCCGACCGCCGCGCACCGCTGTCGGTCAAGAACTACGCACGCAAGCACCCGCACAAGATGGGCGCCTGGGCGGCCGACTCCAAGTCGCACATCGCCCACATGAACAACGGCGACTTCTACGGCAGCGAAAAAGCCGTACAGATCGAAGCCGCTGACGCCGTGAAGATCGAACTGATCGCCCAAGACGGCACCGCCACTGTCCTGAAGGAAAAGACTTCGGTACAGGCCGGCGAAATCATCGACACCGCCGTACTGAGCAAGAAAGCCCTGCGCGCGTTTATCGCCGCTGAAATCGAAGACGCCAAGCAACAAGGCGTGCTGCTGTCGGTCCACCTGAAAGCCACCATGATGAAGGTCTCCGACCCGATCATGTTCGGCCAGATCGTTGCCGAGTTCTATAAAGACGCCCTGGCCAAGCACGCTGTCGTGCTGGAGCAGATCGGCTTCAACCTGAACAACGGCATCGGCGACCTGTACGCTCGCATCAAGGCCCTGCCGGCCGACCAGCAAGCGCAGATCGAAGCCGACATCCAGGCGGTCTACGCCGCTCGCCCTTCCCTGGCGATGGTCAACTCCGACAAAGGCATCACCAACCTGCACGTACCGAGCGACGTCATCGTCGACGCCTCGATGCCAGCGATGATCCGTGACTCCGGCAAGATGTGGGGCACCGACGGCCAGCTGCACGACACCAAGGCCGTGATCCCGGATCGCTGCTACGCCACCATCTACCAAGCCGTCATCGAAGACTGCAAGGCCAATGGCGCGTTCGACCCAACCACCATGGGCAGCGTGCCAAACGTTGGCCTGATGGCGAAGAAAGCCGAAGAGTACGGTTCCCACGACAAGACCTTCCAGATCAAGGCTGACGGCGTAGTCCGCGTCACCGACAGCAAGGGCAACCTGCTGATGGAACAGAACGTCGAAGCCGGCGACATCTTCCGCATGTGCCAGACCAAAGACGCGCCGATCCAGGACTGGGTCAAACTGGCCGTCAACCGTGCTCGCGCCAGCAACACCCCAGCGATCTTCTGGCTGGACCCTAAGCGTGCGCACGACGGCGTCGTGGTCGAGAAAGTTCAGGCCTACCTGAAAGACCACAACACCGAAGGCCTGGACATCCGCATCATGGCCCCGGTCGATGCGATGAAGTTCACCCTGGAGCGCACCCGCAAGGGCCTGGACACCATCTCGGTGACCGGCAACGTACTGCGCGACTACCTGACCGACCTGTTCCCGATCATGGAACTGGGCACCAGCGCCAAGATGCTGTCCATCGTGCCGCTGATGAACGGCGGCGGCCTGTTCGAAACCGGCGCCGGCGGTTCGGCTCCGAAGCACGTGCAGCAGCTGGTGGAAGAGAACTTCCTGCGCTGGGATTCCCTGGGCGAGTTCCTGGCCCTGGCGGCTTCCCTTGAGCATTTGGGTGTGACGTACAACAACCCGAAAGCCCTGGTCCTGTCCAAGACCCTGGACCAGGCCACTGGCCAGTTCCTCGACAACAACAAGTCGCCATCGCGCAAAGTCGGCAACATCGACAACCGCGGCAGCCACTTCTACCTGGCGCTGTACTGGGCACAAGCCCTGGCCGCCCAGAGCGAAGACACTGCACTGCAAGCGCAGTTCGGCGAACTGGCCGAAACCCTGACCGCGAACGAAGCAACCATCGTTGCCGAGCTCAACGCCGTACAGGGCAAGCCAGTGGACATCGGCGGCTACTACGCGCCGAGCCCGGAGCTGACAGGCAAGGCCATGCGCCCAAGCAACACCCTCAATGCGGCGATTGCCAAGTTGAAGTAAGGTTGTAAGGTGACATCACAAACCCC
Proteins encoded in this window:
- a CDS encoding NADP-dependent isocitrate dehydrogenase yields the protein MPTRSKIIYTFTDEAPALATYSLLPIVEAFTASADIAVETRDISLAARILASFPEQLGAKAIPDHLAELGDLAVTPEANIIKLPNISASTPQLQAAIKELQAQGYALPDYPETVTTDAEKETRARYDKVKGSAVNPVLREGNSDRRAPLSVKNYARKHPHKMGAWAADSKSHIAHMNNGDFYGSEKAVQIEAADAVKIELIAQDGTATVLKEKTSVQAGEIIDTAVLSKKALRAFIAAEIEDAKQQGVLLSVHLKATMMKVSDPIMFGQIVAEFYKDALAKHAVVLEQIGFNLNNGIGDLYARIKALPADQQAQIEADIQAVYAARPSLAMVNSDKGITNLHVPSDVIVDASMPAMIRDSGKMWGTDGQLHDTKAVIPDRCYATIYQAVIEDCKANGAFDPTTMGSVPNVGLMAKKAEEYGSHDKTFQIKADGVVRVTDSKGNLLMEQNVEAGDIFRMCQTKDAPIQDWVKLAVNRARASNTPAIFWLDPKRAHDGVVVEKVQAYLKDHNTEGLDIRIMAPVDAMKFTLERTRKGLDTISVTGNVLRDYLTDLFPIMELGTSAKMLSIVPLMNGGGLFETGAGGSAPKHVQQLVEENFLRWDSLGEFLALAASLEHLGVTYNNPKALVLSKTLDQATGQFLDNNKSPSRKVGNIDNRGSHFYLALYWAQALAAQSEDTALQAQFGELAETLTANEATIVAELNAVQGKPVDIGGYYAPSPELTGKAMRPSNTLNAAIAKLK